A genomic segment from Dehalococcoidales bacterium encodes:
- a CDS encoding PilT/PilU family type 4a pilus ATPase gives MDIYPIVQIALANGASDLHLIPSSPPMMRIEGALQPVEGMQPLSADDINQALRQVTSDEERADFEENLELDFSRTLRNIGRIRCNASKQRGMTSLALRLVPSVIPSLSELGLPEICKELALKPRGLVVVSGPTGSGKSTTLSAMINYLNGMERRRVVTIEDPIEYIYSNNHCTITQRELGNDTHSFTQALKHVLRQDPDVILVGEMRDYETAAAVLTVAETGHLVLTTGHATSAAQAVERIIDLFPSHERSLVQARLASFLIAILCQALVPKAEGPGRVAAVEVMVACPAVRNIIREGKIYQLPNTMVTQAQMGMVTLDHALVKLYKKGVINFDSMLAVCNDPDEVGKLITKT, from the coding sequence ATGGACATCTATCCTATAGTGCAGATAGCACTGGCAAATGGCGCGTCTGACCTGCACCTCATTCCTTCAAGTCCGCCGATGATGCGTATTGAGGGAGCGCTGCAGCCGGTGGAAGGCATGCAACCGTTAAGCGCCGACGATATTAACCAGGCTCTCCGGCAGGTAACTTCAGACGAGGAACGGGCTGATTTCGAGGAAAACCTGGAGCTGGACTTCAGCCGGACGTTGCGTAACATCGGGCGCATACGCTGTAACGCCAGCAAGCAACGTGGTATGACCAGCCTGGCGCTCCGGCTGGTGCCGTCAGTCATCCCCAGCCTTAGCGAGTTGGGGCTGCCTGAAATATGCAAGGAACTGGCGCTGAAACCGCGGGGGCTGGTGGTTGTTAGCGGCCCTACGGGTAGCGGCAAATCAACAACTCTCAGTGCGATGATTAATTACCTGAACGGTATGGAGCGTCGCCGTGTGGTTACAATCGAAGACCCGATTGAATACATCTACTCCAATAACCACTGTACTATTACCCAGCGTGAACTGGGTAATGATACCCATTCCTTCACCCAGGCGTTAAAACACGTGCTCAGGCAGGACCCGGACGTAATCCTGGTGGGTGAGATGCGGGACTATGAAACGGCGGCGGCGGTTCTCACCGTTGCCGAAACCGGGCATCTGGTACTGACCACGGGGCATGCCACCAGTGCGGCACAGGCAGTAGAGAGAATTATTGACCTCTTTCCCTCCCATGAACGCTCTCTGGTTCAGGCGCGCCTGGCTTCCTTTCTGATTGCCATCCTGTGCCAGGCGCTGGTCCCTAAAGCGGAAGGCCCCGGGCGGGTGGCGGCCGTTGAGGTCATGGTGGCTTGCCCGGCAGTGAGAAACATTATCAGAGAGGGTAAGATTTACCAGCTGCCCAATACTATGGTCACCCAGGCCCAGATGGGAATGGTTACCCTCGATCATGCGCTGGTCAAGTTATATAAAAAGGGTGTAATAAATTTTGACAGCATGCTAGCTGTTTGCAACGACCCGGATGAAGTAGGCAAGCTGATCACCAAGACATAG